GTTTGTAATAGGTGTCAAacctcaaccttttttttttgttgaaaaaataaaagtgaactgCCATAAACTGCAGATTGTAATAAGTGTAACAGTTTTCAAGCACCTTAACTGTGTAATTATGTTCAGTGTAAcaggtttcttttttatatatttaacatttaatgcattttttaaaaaattgcttcTCTGcaaaaatgggttttaaaacatgaccaactccctgagaggaaaacaagaacaaaaacccAAAGGTTTGTTGTGCAAAAATGGCACCTTTAATCCTCACATCTTTTCAGTGACTGATGTGGGCCTGCTTCATGCTGCAGATCTTGTCAAATCTGGGTTGCAATTTTGAGATTGCCACTCTGAGTTCATTCTCAATGTCCAGCTTTGATCTGTACTTGGTTTTGATGGAGGCCACAGCAGAAAACCCTATCTCGCATAGGTAGGATGTGGCAAAAGGAAGGAGTATGGCCAGGGCTCTCTTGCCAAGAAGTGGGTACTCTTTCTCCACTCCAATCCAAAATGCAGCCAGTGTTTTTGACTGAAACTGCAGCCTCATTGTTGAGTCAGAGGTGACATCAATGAACTGTTCCTCCTCTGATGTGCTTAAGTCGGCAGGTGGTGATGCACTGAAGGGATCACGGATCCAATCATATTTTTTGGGATCCTGCATCAGGAAATATCTCTGGAAATGTTTCTGAAGGGCAGAGATGTGTGCTTCCATGCATGGGATCACTGTGTTCTGCAGCTGGTTGTCTTCAATGAATGATTTCAGGTTCTCAAATGAGTCCACACGTCCAACTTTCACTCGCTGCAGCCACATCTCAAGTTTTCTGGTGAATGATGTGATTTTATCTGCCAGATGTGggaggtgtgtatttgtgcccTGCAACTGTAAATTCACTTCGTTGAGTTTCAGAAAAATGTCACTGAGGTATGCAAGTTTCATGAGGAACTTGTTACAGTGAAAGTTGTGGGCAAGATCGCTGCCCTCTTCCTCCAAAAAGATGCGGATTTCATCTCGCAGTTCAAAGACCCTGGACAGCACTTTCCCACGTGACAGCCATCGGGACTCGCTATGGAACAGAACAGCTGTGTGGTCGGAGCCCATTTCCTCACACAGTGCCGAAAAAATCCGGG
This Pagrus major chromosome 6, Pma_NU_1.0 DNA region includes the following protein-coding sequences:
- the LOC140997974 gene encoding zinc finger BED domain-containing protein 5-like, with the translated sequence MVSIMFDDSTASKLRAIPLSNNTIGRRIYDMSKDIEEQLNDKVRDGCFSLQMDEATDSNKDCLLITYVRFIDGDDMREELLFCKQIPGRATAEELFKIIDTYLKEANLKWEDCVGICTDGAQAMAGKQGGLQALIKRVSPNAQWTHCMIHREALASKQLSPELNDVMTHVIATVNYIKTRPVKARIFSALCEEMGSDHTAVLFHSESRWLSRGKVLSRVFELRDEIRIFLEEEGSDLAHNFHCNKFLMKLAYLSDIFLKLNEVNLQLQGTNTHLPHLADKITSFTRKLEMWLQRVKVGRVDSFENLKSFIEDNQLQNTVIPCMEAHISALQKHFQRYFLMQDPKKYDWIRDPFSASPPADLSTSEEEQFIDVTSDSTMRLQFQSKTLAAFWIGVEKEYPLLGKRALAILLPFATSYLCEIGFSAVASIKTKYRSKLDIENELRVAISKLQPRFDKICSMKQAHISH